Proteins found in one Oncorhynchus mykiss isolate Arlee chromosome 17, USDA_OmykA_1.1, whole genome shotgun sequence genomic segment:
- the LOC110493972 gene encoding phosphatidate phosphatase LPIN2, with translation MNYVGQLAESVFVTVKELYRGLNPATLTGGIDVIVVRQPDGSLQCSPFHVRFGKLGVLRSKEKVVDIEINGEPVYLQMKLGDNGEAFFVEENEDFESRVPAHLCTSPILIELPEGAEETFESPPTSGSTRRKKRRRKRIRSDSHLRDDGSSSSDEREREREQTEQESPSKEELTTSMLASKSVYFSLSEQPYEELGAVQNRDVHPHSEGEWSPSESSVFYSRPSSPKSDSELLVKPQESSGPQMQWNWGGFPKMCLAERGMVEVQRVSPGIHCSDSSHFRTIQWQDSFDMGQEPGFSCGRANSSVTVVVRPKPRTGPAVPHTETSPIDLERTSMRSSSPYHPTAEPLTLASLAMASIDSSQAPGHTKTQPQVETLQLGEEGAKESASNLELKEARSSLANIVSIANGGNTDSLASEGSIGDVECVANTVSLIENDCIDTPIPPKKGSKAGTTSTDRLASNRIDTLANTASLPDAASLANAAGPNIFTESLDRIKHPDQHSALPETNGQGFAEGVIVSESNSGIKPCTEGGEEMEIKSVMPDRATEGSLTNQAAESIGVTDMGATEALGEEHSGSAVTTGKAQHRDKKKGKRSQHLGPSDIYLDDLSNLDPEVAALYFPPKGETEGSSRQGAEQGSGSGNQSPQSVGSGAMDSGTEYLSDSTSDHMDVSMSLCGRTGHTSHINKDKFMEQVVNYQDLVSNPGLIEDPNLVICINSKYYNWAVAAPMVLSMQVFQKNLPKSAIDQLVKDKMPKKSGRWWFSWRRKDMDTNPNQPGENSKQDQEKAQAETEEASASVSGHSTTILATLDDLTSDEEAGLGRDGSLSSETSETMTTAQCFSQMYRKSLRLTSDQIERLNLREGANKVVFSVTTQYQGTCRCEAAIYLWNWDDRVVISDIDGTITKSDALGHILPQLGKDWTHQGIARLYHKIHQNGYKFLYCSARAIGMADITKGYLQWVNDKGTVLPKGPVLLAPSSFFSALHREVVEKKPEVFKVACLTDIRDLFNPQRQPFYAAFGNRTNDAYAYKKVGVPDTRIFTVNPKGELIQEKTKGNKSSYTHLGELVEHFFPEISKDGTSSSFHCPEYSHFSYWREPLPPLDMSSLD, from the exons TCCAGAGTGCCAGCCCACCTCTGTACGTCACCCATCCTCATCGAGCTCCCGGAGGGGGCCGAGGAGACCTTCGAAAGCCCCCCCACTTCCGGTAGCACACGCAGGAAAAAGCGGCGGCGCAAACGCATACGCTCCGACTCCCACCTAAGAGATGACGGCAGCTCCTCGTccgatgagagggagagagagcgggagcagaCTGAACAGGAGAGCCCTTCCAAAGAAGAGCTCACCACATCCATGCTCGCCAG TAAGTCGGTGTACTTCTCGCTGTCTGAGCAACCGTATGAAGAGTTGGGGGCCGTGCAGAACAGGGACGTACACCCTCACTCAGAGGGAGAGTGGTCCCCCTCAGAGAGCAG tgtgttctacagTCGTCCTTCCTCCCCCAAGAGTGACTCTGAGCTGCTGGTGAAGCCTCAGGAGTCCTCAGGGCCTCAGATGCAGTGGAACTGGGGTGGCTTTCCAAAG ATGTGTTTGGcggagagggggatggtggaggtgcAGCGCGTCTCCCCTGGCATCCACTGCTCGGACAGCTCCCACTTCCGCACCATCCAGTGGCAGGACTCCTTCGACATGGGCCAGGAGCCCGGTTTCAGCTGTGGCCGAGCGAACAGTAGTGTAACGGTGGTGGTCAGGCCCAAGCCCAGGACCGGACCAGCggtcccacacacagagacttccCCCATAGACCTGGAGAGAACCTCTATGAGAAGCTCCAGCCCATATCACCCCACTGCAGAGCCACTGACTTTAGCATCATTAGCGATGGCTAGCATAGACTCTTCCCAGGCTCCAGGGCATACAAAAACGCAGCCCCAAGTAGAGACCCTGCAGTTAGGGGAGGAGGGAGCCAAGGAGTCTGCATCCAACCTGGAGCTGAAAGAGGCAAGATCCTCCCTGGCTAACATAGTTAGCATTGCTAATGGAGGAAATACTGATAGCCTAGCTAGCGAAGGAAGCATAGGCGATGTTGAATGTGTAGCTAACACAGTTAGCCTAATTGAAAACGACTGCATAGACACACCCATCCCACCCAAAAAGGGTAGCAAAGCTGGCACAACCAGCACAGACAGGCTAGCTAGCAACAGGATAGATACTTTAGCAAACACTGCTAGCTTACCTGACGCTGCTAGCTTAGCCAATGCAGCAGGTCCCAACATTTTCACAGAGTCTCTCGATAGGATAAAACACCCAGACCAGCACAGTGCCTTACCAGAAACCAATGGACAGGGGTTTGCAGAAGGAGTCATCGTAAGTGAGAGCAACAGCGGGATCAAGCCCTGCactgagggaggggaggagatggagataaAATCTGTTATGCCAGACAGAGCCACAGAGGGCTCCCTGACCAATCAGGCTGCGGAGAGTATTGGAGTGACAGACATGGGAGCCACTGAGGCTCTGGGGGAGGAGCATTCTGGCTCAGCAGTCACAACGGGCAAAGCACAGCACCGAGACAAGAAGAAAG GTAAACGCAGTCAGCACCTAGGACCCTCCGACATCTACCTGGACGACCTGTCTAACCTTGACCCAGAGGTGGCAGCTCTCTACTTCCCGCCTAAAGG TGAGACAGAAGGGAGCTCGCGGCAGGGTGCTGAGCAAGGGTCTGGGTCTGGTAACCAGTCTCCCCAGTCGGTGGGCAGCGGGGCCATGGACAGCGGAACAGAGTACCTGTCAGACTCCACCTCCGACCACATGGATGTCAGCATGTCCCTCTGCGGCCGCACCGGCCACACCAGCCACATcaacaaag ATAAGTTTATGGAGCAAGTTGTGAACTACCAAGATTTGGTGAGCAACCCTGGACTTATCGAAGATCCAAATCTGGTTATCTGCATCAACTCAAA GTACTATAACTGGGCAGTAGCTGCCCCTATGGTCCTGTCAATGCAAGTCTTTCAAAAGAATCTACCAAAG aGTGCCATTGACCAGCTGGTGAAGGATAAGATGCCCAAAAAGTCTGGCCGCTGGTGGTTCTCCTGGAGGAGGAAGGACATGGACACTAACCCAAACCAG CCTGGAGAGAATTCCAAGCAGGATCAAGAGAAGGCACAAGCAGAGACTGAAGAAGCCTCAGCCTCTGTTTCCGGTCACTCAACAACGATACT GGCCACTCTCGATGACCTGACAAGCGACGAGGAGGCGGGCCTGGGCCGAGATGGCAGCCTATCATCAGAGACCTCCGAGACCATGACCACCGCCCAGTGTTTCAGCCAGATGTACCGGAAGTCCCTACGCCTCACTTCCGATCAGATA GAGCGGTTGAACCTGCGGGAAGGGGCCAACAAGGTTGTGTTCAGCGTGACCACTCAGTACCAGGGCACCTGTCGCTGTGAGGCTGCCATCTACCTGTGGAACTGGGACGACCGCGTTGTCATCTCAGACATCGACGGCACCATCACCAA GTCTGATGCTCTTGGGCATATCCTACCTCAGCTGGGGAAAGACTGGACGCACCAGGGCATCGCCCGACTCTACCACAAAATCCACCA gAACGGCTACAAGTTCCTGTACTGTTCGGCGCGGGCCATCGGCATGGCCGATATCACCAAGGGCTACCTGCAGTGGGTGAACGACAAAGGCACCGTCCTCCCCAAGGGCCCTGTGCTGCTGGCCCCCAGCAGTTTCTTCTCTGCCCTGCACAGAGAGGTGGTGGAGAAAAAGCCTGAGGTGTTTAAGGTCGCCTGCCTTACCGACATCCGAGATCTGTTCAACCCCCAGAGGCAGCCCTTCTACGCAGCCTTCGGTAACAGGACCAAT GATGCCTATGCCTATAAGAAGGTGGGTGTCCCTGACACCAGGATCTTCACTGTGAACCCCAAAGGAGAGCTCATTCAAGAGAAGACCAAAGGGAACAAGTCATC gtacacacacctcggCGAGCTGGTGGAGCACTTCTTCCCTGAGATCTCCAAGGATGGGACTTCATCCTCCTTCCACTGCCCTGAGTACAGCCACTTCTCCTACTGGAGAGAGCCCCTACCACCACTGGACATGTCCTCTCTGGACtag